In a single window of the Agrobacterium vitis genome:
- a CDS encoding ABC transporter permease, producing the protein MNARSIGLSTKIISFFVLLFLAIPILIIVPLALNSGNYLRFPPQSLSLRWMEEILGSAAWLDSAWTSFKIAFGATILSIVVSLLAAIALVRGRFAMKQAVYALILLPMIVPNIISAIAMFFFFSDMPQIPSSLAIVIGHTILAIPIATIILSATLQGVDGRLENAALSLGADRITAFRRVTLPLIAPGIASAFIFAFLSSFDELLIAMFMAGTSTQTLPVRIWNSVLFQIDPSIAAVSVMLILVSVVCLLLANILAARSKGRS; encoded by the coding sequence ATGAATGCACGCTCTATCGGCTTGAGCACCAAGATTATCTCGTTCTTCGTGCTTCTGTTCCTAGCCATCCCGATCCTGATCATCGTGCCGCTGGCACTCAACAGTGGCAACTATCTCCGTTTCCCGCCGCAGAGTCTGTCCCTGCGCTGGATGGAGGAAATCCTCGGCAGCGCGGCCTGGCTGGATTCTGCCTGGACGAGCTTCAAGATCGCGTTTGGCGCAACGATCCTGTCGATTGTCGTCAGCCTTCTGGCTGCGATCGCCCTCGTGCGCGGCCGCTTCGCCATGAAACAGGCCGTATATGCGTTGATCCTGTTGCCGATGATCGTACCGAACATCATCTCTGCGATCGCGATGTTCTTCTTCTTCTCCGACATGCCACAGATCCCGTCATCTCTGGCAATCGTCATCGGCCATACGATCCTGGCGATCCCGATTGCGACGATCATCCTGTCAGCGACGCTTCAGGGCGTCGATGGCAGGCTCGAAAATGCCGCGCTCAGCCTCGGCGCTGACCGGATTACCGCTTTCCGGCGGGTGACGCTGCCACTTATTGCACCGGGCATCGCTTCGGCCTTCATCTTCGCTTTCCTGTCGTCATTCGATGAATTGCTGATCGCAATGTTCATGGCAGGTACATCGACCCAGACGCTGCCGGTGCGGATCTGGAATTCGGTTCTTTTCCAGATCGATCCTTCGATAGCGGCCGTCAGCGTCATGCTGATCCTGGTTTCGGTCGTATGCCTTCTTCTCGCAAATATCCTTGCGGCCCGCAGCAAGGGCCGTTCCTAA
- a CDS encoding MurR/RpiR family transcriptional regulator — translation MDQVRDRFGDLTKAQQNIAQYIVEHPDAVAFMTARQLAAAVAQSDAAVVRFSKAVGFAGFLEMREALRGEILDLEGSSGMARKAGGSTSGGVREQVQAVSMDLVQRTGEMNSDETFEKIVDALVGARRVLVSGHGTSYPLAAYVSMHLNQCLDKVQIVNVEQGDLAERFRSIGPGDVVIGIGYVRYLPFTLDILAAAKQVGATVVAITDKLTSPLAHIADHSLFAARSTSAVWWSQAGTFAIADALTAMCMAKDPLSTERLRQADEMLAKLGLWSRGLPTARSLNASAPRSDPDKQG, via the coding sequence GTGGATCAGGTTAGGGATCGCTTCGGCGACCTCACGAAAGCTCAGCAGAATATCGCTCAGTACATTGTAGAGCATCCGGATGCGGTGGCATTCATGACTGCCAGGCAACTGGCCGCCGCTGTAGCGCAAAGCGACGCGGCCGTTGTTCGTTTCTCAAAAGCCGTCGGCTTCGCCGGCTTCCTCGAGATGCGCGAAGCGCTGCGGGGCGAGATACTTGACCTCGAGGGATCGAGCGGCATGGCACGCAAGGCCGGCGGCTCCACGTCTGGTGGCGTGCGCGAACAGGTTCAGGCCGTCTCGATGGATCTCGTTCAGCGCACCGGCGAGATGAATTCGGATGAGACTTTTGAGAAAATTGTCGATGCACTGGTCGGCGCGCGCAGGGTACTGGTCAGCGGCCATGGTACCTCCTATCCACTGGCGGCCTATGTATCGATGCATCTCAACCAGTGCCTGGATAAGGTACAGATCGTGAATGTCGAGCAGGGGGATCTTGCCGAGCGCTTCCGCTCCATCGGTCCCGGTGATGTTGTGATCGGCATCGGTTATGTCCGTTATCTGCCATTCACATTAGATATTCTCGCGGCAGCAAAGCAGGTGGGTGCAACGGTGGTGGCGATCACCGACAAGCTGACCTCGCCTTTGGCTCATATCGCCGATCATTCGCTTTTTGCTGCCCGCAGCACTTCAGCGGTCTGGTGGAGCCAGGCTGGGACATTTGCCATCGCCGACGCCTTGACCGCCATGTGCATGGCCAAAGACCCGCTGAGCACCGAGCGCCTGCGCCAGGCCGATGAGATGCTGGCCAAGCTTGGCCTTTGGAGCCGTGGCCTGCCTACAGCCCGGTCACTCAACGCTTCTGCCCCGCGATCCGACCCGGACAAGCAGGGCTGA
- a CDS encoding ABC transporter permease: MSENSSDKSRAWLLLLPALVVLCLFFLYPLGAMLSRSIYDPEFTLRHYQRLLAEPAYLQVLWSTFEIAALVTIASLVLGYPLAYLLSQIKPRLAGLLMIIVIVPYFTSVLVRTYAWMVILGSQGIVNQFLIWTGLIDTPLTIMYTRTAVTIGMTYIMLPYMVLALYSVMRGIDTSLLLAAESLGAGRTRAFWRIFAPLSFPGVAAGCLLVFILALGFFITPALMGSQQDSMISMLVESQVETYFDWGFASTLATVLLVCTLILFAIYERFVGLNRLFEAKL, translated from the coding sequence ATGAGCGAAAACTCATCCGACAAATCAAGAGCATGGCTGCTGCTGTTGCCGGCGCTCGTGGTGCTGTGCCTGTTCTTTCTCTACCCGCTCGGCGCCATGCTGTCGCGCAGCATCTATGATCCGGAATTCACGCTGCGGCACTATCAAAGGCTGCTGGCCGAGCCGGCCTATCTGCAGGTCCTCTGGTCGACATTCGAGATCGCGGCGCTGGTTACCATCGCATCGCTGGTTCTCGGTTATCCGCTCGCCTATCTCCTGTCGCAGATCAAGCCACGGCTTGCCGGCCTGCTGATGATCATCGTCATCGTGCCCTATTTCACCAGCGTCCTGGTGCGGACTTATGCCTGGATGGTCATTCTCGGTTCGCAGGGCATCGTCAACCAGTTCCTCATCTGGACGGGTTTGATCGATACGCCGCTGACGATCATGTATACCCGGACGGCGGTGACGATCGGCATGACCTATATCATGCTGCCTTACATGGTGCTGGCGCTCTACAGCGTCATGCGTGGCATCGACACGAGCCTTCTGCTTGCAGCGGAGAGCCTGGGAGCCGGGCGGACACGTGCATTCTGGCGCATCTTCGCGCCACTGTCGTTTCCCGGCGTCGCGGCCGGATGCCTGCTCGTCTTCATCCTTGCCCTCGGTTTCTTCATCACCCCCGCACTGATGGGCAGCCAGCAGGACAGCATGATCTCGATGCTGGTGGAAAGTCAGGTCGAGACCTATTTCGACTGGGGTTTCGCCTCCACGCTCGCCACCGTGCTTCTGGTCTGCACGCTCATCCTGTTTGCCATTTACGAGCGCTTTGTCGGGCTCAATCGACTGTTCGAGGCCAAGCTATGA
- a CDS encoding flavin reductase translates to MFQPINATLFRKIMRSPISSVAIVATGAVGNRAGCTVTAVCSLSDSPPSLLVCLNRQTTARAAIVEAGSFTVNYLAEGQEEDADCLAGRSGFQGDEKFGEERWRNGPHELPCLEDALAVVVCDVENIMEFGSHTIICATIREAVTKENARPLLYGQGQYRKTLV, encoded by the coding sequence GTGTTTCAGCCGATCAATGCCACTCTCTTTCGCAAGATTATGCGCAGTCCGATTTCCTCGGTTGCCATCGTGGCCACGGGCGCTGTCGGAAATCGCGCAGGCTGTACGGTCACTGCCGTGTGCTCTCTGTCCGATTCTCCGCCATCGCTTCTAGTCTGTCTCAATCGCCAAACGACGGCTCGTGCGGCAATTGTTGAAGCCGGGTCGTTCACCGTTAACTACCTGGCGGAAGGTCAAGAGGAGGACGCCGATTGCCTCGCCGGACGTAGCGGATTTCAAGGTGACGAAAAGTTTGGAGAGGAGCGGTGGCGGAATGGACCACACGAGCTACCTTGTCTCGAAGATGCTCTTGCTGTCGTCGTTTGTGACGTGGAAAACATCATGGAATTCGGTAGCCACACGATTATATGCGCGACCATCCGCGAAGCTGTGACAAAAGAAAATGCGCGTCCTCTCCTCTATGGGCAAGGCCAGTACAGGAAAACGCTGGTCTAA
- a CDS encoding ABC transporter permease has translation MVDMTAHARDAVAPAAAPPKTRAKEGGRFPLFLIPVLIFYALFFGYPLLRIFWQSVHDDNGFTLVGFQMFLEEPAYWMVLAYTAFLGLITLVITLICGYAVAYWLVTMNRSWAVLLMAFVLIPFWSSGLVRTYAWMVILGRQGILNNALLNFGLIDTPLAFIGTNTAVIFALSYYLLPYMILSIYSVMNGIDRNLLLAAQNLGASPSAAFRHVFLPLTRPGVLAGCYMVFMLGIGMYITPAMLGGPSQTTLPLMIAIQINEAMDWTFAASLSVILLLVTGSMQLMANRFLDFERLWGGAK, from the coding sequence ATGGTGGACATGACAGCCCACGCGAGGGATGCGGTCGCGCCGGCGGCCGCTCCACCCAAGACAAGGGCGAAGGAGGGAGGGCGGTTTCCGCTCTTCCTCATTCCCGTCCTGATCTTTTATGCACTATTCTTTGGCTATCCACTGCTGCGGATCTTCTGGCAGTCGGTTCATGACGACAACGGGTTCACGCTTGTCGGCTTCCAGATGTTCCTGGAGGAGCCTGCTTACTGGATGGTCCTGGCCTATACAGCCTTTCTCGGCTTGATCACGCTGGTGATCACGCTGATATGCGGGTATGCGGTCGCTTACTGGCTGGTGACGATGAATCGCAGCTGGGCCGTCCTGCTTATGGCCTTCGTATTGATCCCGTTCTGGAGCAGCGGCTTGGTGCGAACCTATGCCTGGATGGTTATCCTCGGCCGCCAGGGCATCCTGAACAATGCTCTTTTGAACTTCGGCCTTATCGACACGCCGCTTGCCTTCATCGGCACCAACACCGCCGTGATCTTTGCGCTGTCTTACTATCTTCTGCCCTACATGATCCTGAGCATCTACAGCGTCATGAACGGCATCGATCGTAACCTCCTGTTGGCCGCTCAAAATCTCGGTGCCAGTCCGTCAGCGGCGTTTCGCCATGTGTTCCTGCCGCTGACGCGCCCCGGAGTGCTCGCCGGCTGCTACATGGTCTTCATGCTGGGGATCGGTATGTACATCACGCCCGCAATGCTCGGCGGGCCGAGCCAGACCACATTGCCGCTGATGATCGCCATTCAGATCAATGAGGCGATGGACTGGACATTTGCCGCCTCGCTTTCCGTCATCCTTCTTCTGGTGACCGGCAGCATGCAGCTTATGGCTAACCGGTTCCTGGATTTCGAACGGCTCTGGGGCGGAGCGAAGTGA
- a CDS encoding GntR family transcriptional regulator, producing the protein MTDTSSIEDSGEEETIPVEREPVVLHVHRELRRQILRGSIPAGTRMVETQLSSRLAVSRTPVREAISRLESEGLVLRQINGGVIVAEVGKKLGEILVIRQALESAAARLACENATDEELSQILRRCCEAVQGGTPDDRTRSENDREFHLSIAQASGSSRLLHLIEEFYEYSFSAVGISPTAAERGYLQVHHIELASALVQRNPIDAERVIQKHFSEVLRISNAHLASDEGEVLK; encoded by the coding sequence ATGACCGACACGTCCAGCATTGAAGACAGCGGCGAAGAAGAGACGATCCCAGTCGAACGGGAACCTGTAGTTCTCCATGTTCATCGCGAGCTTCGGCGCCAGATCCTGCGCGGAAGCATTCCGGCCGGGACCCGAATGGTCGAGACGCAGCTATCGAGCCGCCTTGCGGTCAGCCGAACACCGGTGCGTGAGGCAATCTCCCGGCTCGAAAGCGAGGGGCTGGTTCTGCGCCAGATCAATGGCGGCGTCATCGTCGCCGAGGTTGGCAAGAAGCTCGGCGAAATTCTCGTTATTCGTCAGGCGCTCGAATCTGCGGCTGCGAGGCTGGCATGCGAAAATGCCACTGATGAGGAGCTCTCGCAGATCCTGCGACGTTGTTGTGAGGCAGTACAAGGCGGAACGCCGGACGACAGAACGCGCTCGGAGAATGATCGTGAGTTTCACCTCTCGATCGCACAAGCCTCGGGAAGCAGTCGGCTGCTGCATCTGATTGAGGAGTTCTACGAGTACTCTTTCTCGGCTGTTGGGATTTCACCCACGGCCGCAGAGAGAGGTTATCTACAGGTCCATCATATCGAGCTGGCAAGCGCACTGGTGCAGAGAAATCCGATTGATGCCGAACGCGTAATCCAGAAACACTTCAGCGAGGTCTTGCGGATTTCCAACGCGCACCTTGCATCAGATGAAGGTGAGGTTCTCAAATGA
- a CDS encoding ABC transporter ATP-binding protein, giving the protein MSELVMEKGAELQICGVTKLYGQSAAVKDLDLHVKSGRFVTLLGASGSGKTTTLMMLAGFTFPTSGHIRIGGKDVTSLPPGKRDLGVVFQNYSLFPHMTVAQNLAFPLEMRGRSKAEIERLVRETLDVVHLGKMADRYPRQLSGGQQQRVALARAIIFEPQALLMDEPLGALDKNLREHMQIEIKRLHASLGATIVFVTHDQEEALTMSDEIAVMQDGRIAQIADPKTIYERPDSRFVASFIGQSNFLKGKVEGNDGNTVTLRLADGSAIRCQGRPDLKIGEEASAVLRPERVSFGELATVAQGATLKGRVSDVLYLGHTIKLSVTLPDGSEIMTQSGAGTLGGSAPETGSEVTIGWGSEPLWCVAGGEAA; this is encoded by the coding sequence ATGAGCGAACTGGTAATGGAAAAAGGCGCAGAACTTCAAATTTGCGGCGTGACCAAGCTTTACGGTCAGTCGGCTGCGGTCAAGGACCTCGATCTTCATGTCAAGTCGGGCCGTTTCGTCACTCTTCTGGGTGCGAGTGGATCGGGCAAGACGACGACGCTGATGATGCTGGCCGGGTTCACTTTCCCGACGTCCGGGCATATCCGCATCGGTGGGAAGGATGTCACCAGCCTGCCGCCGGGCAAGCGCGATCTCGGGGTCGTTTTCCAGAACTACTCGCTTTTCCCTCATATGACGGTCGCCCAGAACCTCGCATTTCCGCTGGAGATGCGAGGCCGGTCGAAGGCTGAAATCGAGCGGCTCGTGCGCGAGACGCTTGACGTGGTTCATCTCGGCAAGATGGCTGACCGCTATCCGCGGCAGCTCTCGGGCGGCCAGCAGCAGCGCGTGGCTTTGGCGCGCGCCATCATCTTCGAACCGCAGGCGCTACTCATGGACGAGCCGCTTGGCGCGCTCGACAAGAACCTGCGCGAACATATGCAGATCGAGATCAAACGCCTTCATGCCTCTCTCGGCGCAACGATCGTCTTCGTCACCCATGATCAGGAGGAAGCGCTGACGATGTCGGACGAGATTGCCGTCATGCAGGACGGCAGGATCGCCCAGATCGCGGATCCGAAGACGATTTACGAGCGGCCTGACAGCCGTTTCGTTGCGAGCTTCATCGGCCAGTCCAATTTTCTCAAGGGCAAGGTGGAAGGCAATGATGGCAACACCGTCACGCTGCGCCTTGCAGATGGGAGCGCCATCCGCTGTCAGGGTCGGCCGGACTTGAAAATCGGTGAAGAGGCTTCCGCAGTGCTTCGGCCGGAACGAGTGAGCTTTGGTGAGCTCGCGACCGTCGCGCAAGGTGCGACCCTCAAGGGCCGCGTCAGCGACGTCCTTTATCTGGGGCATACGATCAAGCTGTCGGTCACATTGCCGGACGGCAGCGAAATCATGACCCAGTCGGGCGCCGGCACGCTGGGTGGTTCGGCACCGGAAACGGGCAGCGAAGTCACCATCGGCTGGGGATCAGAGCCACTCTGGTGCGTTGCCGGAGGAGAGGCGGCATGA
- a CDS encoding ABC transporter substrate-binding protein, translating to MSRHDLRRTMLATGAVAALLLPVAQASAEDLTILSLGGNYQENQSKFWFKPYAEATGVKVTEAAGYNFANLRVMIQSGNVEADLVDLSADSVNALAKADLLEPIDWDAVPQSCKAGIPEDMRHPYAFPTIQWAMVMAYNTKTYPQAPKGWADFWNVEAFPGKRGSIGATRPPVEQAAMTENADLAKLYPFEIDKAFDKIGELGDNMVFSDGYAKVVQFLADGEVDMIVIPNGRMVPLIAEGKPVAINWNQHLRFPNFFVIPKGAPHVEAAGNFLKWVCDPERLAALAKPTNYGPINTDAYKFIEPDVAPLLPGNPATAELGRVADTGWLGEHRQDIARGWARLGVR from the coding sequence ATGAGCAGACACGACCTTCGCCGAACCATGCTCGCTACTGGTGCGGTCGCCGCCCTCCTTCTGCCGGTCGCGCAGGCTTCGGCGGAAGACCTGACAATCCTTTCGCTGGGCGGGAACTATCAGGAGAACCAGAGCAAGTTCTGGTTCAAGCCCTATGCCGAAGCGACAGGCGTGAAGGTGACAGAGGCTGCGGGTTACAATTTCGCCAACCTTCGCGTGATGATCCAGTCCGGCAATGTTGAAGCCGACCTCGTCGATCTCTCGGCGGATTCGGTGAACGCGCTGGCAAAGGCCGACTTGCTCGAGCCGATCGACTGGGATGCGGTCCCGCAGAGCTGCAAGGCGGGCATTCCCGAGGATATGCGCCATCCCTATGCCTTTCCCACGATCCAGTGGGCGATGGTGATGGCCTACAATACCAAGACCTATCCTCAGGCGCCGAAGGGCTGGGCCGATTTCTGGAATGTCGAGGCTTTCCCAGGCAAGCGAGGCTCGATCGGTGCGACGCGCCCGCCGGTGGAGCAGGCTGCGATGACGGAAAATGCCGACCTTGCCAAACTCTACCCGTTCGAAATCGACAAGGCGTTCGACAAGATCGGAGAACTTGGCGACAACATGGTATTTTCGGACGGCTACGCGAAGGTCGTGCAATTTCTTGCCGATGGCGAAGTCGACATGATCGTCATCCCGAACGGTCGTATGGTGCCCCTGATCGCCGAAGGCAAGCCCGTCGCCATCAACTGGAACCAGCATCTTCGCTTTCCAAACTTCTTCGTCATTCCCAAGGGTGCACCCCATGTCGAGGCGGCCGGCAATTTCTTGAAGTGGGTTTGTGATCCAGAGCGCCTGGCAGCGCTCGCCAAGCCAACCAATTACGGCCCGATCAATACCGATGCCTACAAGTTCATCGAACCCGACGTAGCACCGCTTCTTCCCGGCAACCCTGCTACGGCCGAACTGGGCCGCGTCGCAGATACCGGCTGGCTGGGCGAGCATCGCCAGGACATCGCCCGCGGCTGGGCGAGGCTCGGGGTCCGCTGA
- a CDS encoding ABC transporter permease — protein MGRIFSARLTLGIFSSSVLAVLIAPILIIMSVSFTPTEMLSFPPPGLSLRWYEAYFGSEMWMRATRLSFLVAALTAVVSLVIGFLIALALVRYRFAGKTAVRMLVMSPMILPKIIIAVGLYFLYVRLRILGTTGALVVAHSIIAIPYVVMIVTASLYGFDRRLEWAARSLGASPVKAVWLVTLPNLRPAILGGGLFAFVASFDDIILSLFLTRLTEPTLPRQIWVNVQQTIDPTIAAVSTFMTVVSVLGLWLVAWVQKQSKQRQS, from the coding sequence ATGGGACGTATATTTTCAGCACGGCTGACGCTCGGTATCTTTTCATCATCGGTTCTAGCGGTTCTAATCGCACCGATCCTGATCATCATGTCGGTGTCCTTCACCCCGACCGAAATGCTGAGCTTTCCGCCGCCCGGACTGTCGCTGCGATGGTATGAGGCCTATTTCGGCAGCGAGATGTGGATGCGAGCAACACGACTGAGCTTTTTAGTCGCTGCCTTGACCGCGGTGGTTTCGCTCGTCATCGGCTTCCTTATCGCACTGGCCTTGGTGCGCTACCGGTTTGCCGGGAAGACAGCTGTGCGCATGCTGGTGATGAGTCCGATGATCCTGCCCAAGATCATTATCGCGGTCGGGCTTTATTTTCTCTACGTTCGCCTTAGGATACTCGGCACGACCGGCGCGCTGGTCGTTGCTCACAGTATCATCGCCATCCCCTACGTCGTCATGATCGTAACTGCATCCCTCTACGGGTTCGACAGGCGTCTGGAGTGGGCTGCGCGTAGCCTCGGCGCGTCGCCCGTCAAGGCCGTCTGGCTTGTCACTCTGCCCAACCTTCGCCCCGCCATCCTGGGCGGCGGACTATTTGCCTTCGTTGCCTCGTTCGACGATATCATTCTCAGCCTGTTCCTGACCCGGCTGACCGAACCTACCCTTCCGCGGCAGATCTGGGTCAATGTTCAGCAGACGATCGATCCGACGATTGCCGCGGTATCGACATTCATGACTGTCGTCTCCGTCCTCGGCCTGTGGTTGGTGGCCTGGGTTCAGAAGCAGTCAAAGCAACGGCAATCGTGA
- a CDS encoding ABC transporter ATP-binding protein, with the protein MNARVDLAARSNVQGASLSLEALRKDFGTSTAVRSIDLDLTPGRFLTLLGASGSGKTTTLMMIAGFVEPTSGAIKINGRDVTSLPAHKRDIGMVFQNYALFPHLTVLDNVGFALKMRGVEKRRTQEQSREFLKMVGLADFAERYPNQLSGGQQQRVALARALVFSPSLVLMDEPLGALDRRLRLQMQEEIKRIQTDLGLTVVYVTHDQEEALTMSDDIAVMEDGRIASFSSPRETYEVPANRFTANFIGESNFLNANVASQEPGVTSVMVAGQECRVVAEPHVSNGAAVSVFIRPERLRLVTNAADIANAIACRIKSQLYLGESIIYTVELADGQQLRVRRPNRGVGVDVSAGAPLWIGFEPQNARILLS; encoded by the coding sequence ATGAACGCTCGGGTTGACTTGGCAGCAAGGTCGAATGTGCAGGGGGCATCGCTATCGCTTGAAGCCCTGCGCAAGGATTTCGGGACTTCGACCGCCGTGCGCAGCATCGACCTCGACCTGACGCCGGGCCGTTTCCTTACCTTGCTCGGGGCATCGGGATCCGGCAAGACGACGACACTGATGATGATTGCCGGCTTCGTCGAGCCGACAAGCGGGGCGATCAAGATCAACGGCAGGGACGTCACGTCCCTGCCGGCGCACAAGCGCGATATCGGCATGGTCTTTCAGAATTATGCGCTCTTCCCGCATCTGACGGTGCTCGACAACGTCGGTTTCGCATTGAAGATGCGCGGAGTCGAGAAACGCCGGACGCAGGAGCAGTCTCGCGAGTTCTTGAAAATGGTCGGCCTCGCGGACTTTGCCGAACGCTATCCGAACCAGCTTTCGGGCGGCCAGCAGCAACGTGTCGCCTTGGCAAGAGCGCTAGTGTTCAGCCCGTCCCTGGTGTTGATGGACGAGCCGCTGGGCGCTCTCGACCGACGTCTTCGCCTGCAGATGCAGGAGGAGATCAAGCGCATCCAGACAGATCTCGGATTGACGGTCGTCTACGTCACCCACGATCAGGAAGAGGCGCTGACGATGTCGGACGACATCGCGGTCATGGAGGATGGGCGCATTGCGAGCTTTTCCTCGCCACGTGAGACCTACGAAGTACCGGCCAACCGCTTTACCGCCAACTTCATCGGCGAATCCAACTTCCTCAACGCGAATGTAGCCTCTCAGGAGCCCGGCGTGACGTCGGTGATGGTTGCCGGGCAAGAGTGCAGGGTCGTTGCCGAACCGCATGTCTCCAACGGAGCAGCCGTTTCGGTGTTCATTCGTCCCGAACGACTGAGGCTGGTGACCAATGCTGCCGACATCGCAAACGCGATCGCATGCCGGATCAAATCCCAGCTCTATCTCGGTGAAAGCATCATCTACACCGTGGAATTGGCCGATGGCCAGCAATTGAGGGTCCGCCGCCCGAATAGGGGCGTGGGAGTCGACGTCAGCGCGGGCGCTCCGCTCTGGATCGGCTTCGAGCCGCAGAATGCCCGGATCCTTTTATCCTGA
- a CDS encoding ABC transporter substrate-binding protein, with the protein MNKKSDQLFSVAPSRRSFLKSAAVFGVGAGASGLYAPYVRADAGQVVVRGLGGAYEAAMTKAIYEPFTAETGIKVAVQPATAAQVRAMVEARQVRIDVVDLVDVALMSLDRIGALQSIAYDKMTFTKPDDIQATVRRPNMVGNLYFATVLAYNTEVFATGSHPRGWQEFWDVQKFPGARTLADQKSGAAELEFALLADGVAKDALYPLDIDRAFASLDKIKSSVVKWWDTGAVSAQMLELKEAVIGGIWNGRAQALIDNGAPIAIDWTEAKQQVQYWGVVKGAANSENAQRFIDFALQPEVQGKLTQFIAYGPSNTKAFDHVRKEDLAKLPSNPEFFPKTFEQSPEWWTDNLSTVGSRWQSWVLSK; encoded by the coding sequence ATGAATAAGAAATCCGATCAGCTTTTCAGTGTGGCTCCGAGCCGCCGCAGCTTCCTTAAGTCTGCTGCCGTCTTCGGTGTGGGCGCCGGTGCGTCCGGCCTTTATGCACCGTATGTGCGCGCCGATGCAGGTCAGGTCGTGGTGCGTGGTCTGGGCGGAGCCTATGAGGCGGCCATGACCAAGGCGATCTATGAGCCCTTTACTGCCGAGACCGGCATCAAGGTTGCCGTTCAGCCTGCAACCGCCGCTCAGGTTCGCGCCATGGTCGAGGCCCGCCAGGTGCGCATCGATGTCGTCGATCTGGTCGACGTCGCTTTGATGTCGCTCGATCGTATCGGCGCCCTCCAGTCGATCGCCTATGACAAGATGACCTTCACCAAGCCGGACGACATCCAGGCAACGGTCCGTCGTCCCAACATGGTCGGCAACCTCTATTTCGCGACCGTACTTGCCTATAATACGGAAGTCTTCGCAACCGGCTCGCATCCGCGCGGCTGGCAGGAATTCTGGGATGTGCAGAAGTTCCCGGGTGCCCGCACGCTTGCGGACCAGAAGTCCGGTGCAGCCGAGCTGGAATTCGCGCTGCTTGCCGATGGCGTTGCCAAGGATGCACTCTATCCGCTCGACATCGACCGCGCCTTCGCCTCGCTCGACAAGATCAAGTCCAGTGTCGTCAAGTGGTGGGATACCGGTGCCGTTTCGGCACAGATGCTCGAGCTCAAGGAGGCCGTCATCGGCGGCATCTGGAACGGTCGCGCCCAAGCGCTGATCGACAACGGCGCCCCGATTGCGATCGACTGGACGGAAGCCAAGCAGCAGGTTCAGTACTGGGGTGTGGTCAAGGGTGCGGCAAATTCCGAAAATGCCCAGCGCTTCATCGACTTTGCTCTTCAGCCTGAAGTTCAGGGCAAGCTCACGCAGTTTATCGCTTATGGCCCGAGCAATACCAAGGCCTTCGACCATGTTCGCAAGGAAGATCTGGCAAAACTCCCCAGCAATCCGGAATTCTTCCCGAAGACATTCGAGCAGAGCCCCGAATGGTGGACCGACAATCTTTCGACCGTCGGCTCGCGCTGGCAGTCTTGGGTCCTGAGCAAGTAA